The following are from one region of the Vitis riparia cultivar Riparia Gloire de Montpellier isolate 1030 chromosome 9, EGFV_Vit.rip_1.0, whole genome shotgun sequence genome:
- the LOC117921832 gene encoding uncharacterized protein LOC117921832 → MWLKAEGFNELIEGWWQGIEVRGRPSYRLATKMKGLKHRLKIWNKEIFGRLERNKAEALQQVERWDSVEEERNLTKEELGHKKEAKESYAKWVTMEEVHWRQLSREIWLKEGDRNTGFFHRMANARRRVNAMAKIKINGVRFTEEQDMREGIANAYQQLLSENSGWKADIGGLSLKQISPSEAIGIENSFSETEIHEALMGMNGDKARVRTGSQWLFGKAAGRLSRRTSWVFSRSSMNRTHSLRV, encoded by the coding sequence atgtggctcaaagCTGAAGGGTTCAACGAACTGATAGAGGGGTGGTGGCAAGGGATAGAGGTTAGAGGCAGGCCGAGCTACAGATTAGCGACTAAGATGAAGGGGCTGAAACATAGgttaaaaatatggaataagGAGATTTTTGGAAGATTAGAGAGAAACAAAGCTGAAGCTCTTCAGCAAGTGGAGAGGTGGGATTCAGTAGAAGAAGAGAGAAACCTAACAAAGGAGGAGTTGGGCCACAAAAAGGAAGCTAAGGAGAGTTATGCAAAGTGGGTGACGATGGAAGAAGTGCATTGGAGACAGCTATCAAGGGAAATATGGTTAAAGGAAGGGGATAGGAACACGGGGTTCTTTCACCGCATGGCCAATGCCCGTAGGAGAGTCAATGCCATGgctaaaattaagataaatggggtgAGATTCACAGAGGAACAAGATATGAGGGAAGGTATAGCAAACGCGTATCAGCAGCTACTATCGGAAAATTCGGGGTGGAAGGCGGACATAGGAGGCCTCTCACTGAAACAGATCAGTCCTTCAGAAGCAATTGGCATTGAGAACTCTTTTTCTGAGACTGAAATCCATGAAGCCTTAATGgggatgaatggggataaagcccggGTCCGGACGGGTTCACAGTGGCTTTTTGGCAAAGCTGCTGGGAGGTTGTCAAGGAGGACATCTTGGGTTTTTTCAAGGAGTTCCATGAACAGAACTCATTCACTAAGAGTCTGA